One stretch of Syntrophorhabdaceae bacterium DNA includes these proteins:
- a CDS encoding Hpt domain-containing protein, with protein MTDKNSENGGRKKHVVFVEKELMPLIPEFIENRKKDLVSLENAIEAGDYDAIKITANNLKGSGGSYGIDAITEFGHALLTASEAKDIQGLKVLLKNYISYINHLDIQEVTAKKLCQNCGNPFASLDEESKLCPQCIIDKQERIIEETEKRQQKEKGKKLRIILYITASILIIAAVIVIYIQLPKIFEASQSGKPLRIGTYSTDEKTDLCIKRLWEISKLMQENKKPDNTFVCPLSGKPYLFEGNRASCPNPDKHRLKALFVTREKKMPEVIR; from the coding sequence ATGACAGATAAAAATTCTGAAAATGGAGGAAGAAAAAAACATGTTGTTTTCGTGGAAAAGGAACTCATGCCCCTAATACCTGAGTTTATTGAAAACAGAAAGAAAGACCTGGTCAGTCTGGAGAATGCCATAGAAGCAGGCGATTATGATGCCATAAAGATTACTGCCAATAATCTTAAAGGCAGTGGAGGTAGTTATGGTATAGATGCCATCACAGAGTTTGGCCATGCGCTGCTTACGGCATCAGAGGCAAAGGATATCCAGGGACTGAAGGTGCTTTTAAAGAACTATATTAGTTATATTAACCATTTGGATATTCAGGAGGTGACTGCAAAAAAGTTATGTCAAAACTGCGGTAACCCTTTTGCATCCCTTGATGAAGAGTCAAAGTTGTGTCCCCAATGTATTATAGACAAACAAGAAAGAATCATAGAAGAAACGGAAAAGAGGCAGCAAAAGGAAAAGGGTAAGAAACTAAGGATAATATTGTATATTACAGCGTCTATTCTGATTATTGCAGCAGTGATTGTTATCTACATACAGTTGCCCAAGATCTTTGAGGCATCTCAATCAGGCAAACCTTTAAGGATAGGCACATATTCCACCGATGAAAAGACAGATTTATGTATAAAGAGGCTGTGGGAGATATCGAAATTGATGCAGGAGAATAAAAAACCTGACAATACATTTGTCTGCCCTCTATCTGGAAAACCATATCTATTTGAAGGTAATAGGGCATCCTGCCCAAATCCTGATAAACATAGACTAAAGGCATTATTTGTTACCAGAGAAAAAAAGATGCCAGAGGTAATAAGATGA